ATCCGCGCAATCAGGTCCGACTCCAGCAGAATCTGGGCCAGTCCTTTCCGGACGATGGCATGGTCGTCTGCAATCAGGATGTTCATGAGTGGATGACGGGTACGAGGACTTCCACGGTGGTTCCATGGCCGGGGGCTGAATGTACGGTCAATCGACCATTCCATGGGGCAATCCGCTCCCGCATCCCCAACAGTCCCAGCGATTCTCCGGCCCGTCCGTCCTTCTCCCGGATGCCCACACCGTCATCCTTCACGACCAGGACCAGGTTTTCCCCTGGACATGTCAGGCTGACGTCAATGGCGGCGGCTTGGGCATGCCGGGCAATGTTCGTCAGCAGCTCCTGGAATATCCGGAAGATGGCCGTCGTCAATCCGTCAGGCAATTCGCGGGTTTCCATGGCACCGAGTCGAACGGTCAACCCGGACCGCTTGCCGAACTGGCGCGCCTGCCAATCGATGGCGGCCGCCAGTCCAAAATCATCAAGGATGCCCGGCCGCAATTCGTGGGCAATGCGACGGGCCGTTTCGAGCGTCGAAGAAAGGCGGGCATCGATGTCCCCGAGGCGGCCGAGGGCTTCATCTTCCCCGAAATGACGAACCACCCATGCCACGTCGATCTTCAGGGCCGTCAATTCCTGTCCGAGTACGTCGTGGACTTCCCTGGATATCCGGGTCCGTTCGGCTTCCAGCAGGTCGCCCTGGTGGCGACTCAAATTCCGCAGCAACGCTTCGTGTCGCAGGCGCTCCCCTTCGTCGCGCAGGTAGACGATCTGGATATCCCCGTCCGGCTCGGCGATGGCGTTCACGTGGGCGGTGACCGGGTGCATGCTCCCATCGTGCAAGAGGACATCCACACGGCCTTCGGGGAACGCGCGTCGCTCCATCCCATCCGGGCCTTCCGAGCGGAAGTCCGGTGCAAGAAGTCCATGGAGACGTGTTCCGGCGAGCGAAGTTCGGTTGTCCCCGGCGCCCGGACCGAACAGCCGGGTCGCTGCATCATTGGCATCGAAAATGACGCCGTTCCGATCGGCAAGCAGGATGGCGTCCGGGCTCAGCTTGAAGAGCTCACGGAACCGATTCTGGGTGAGCCGCGCCGCGGCCTTCGAGCGTTCAGCCTCCGTGACGTCGTGGCTGGTGCCGAACATGGCTACGGCGTGCCGACCCTCATCCAGGACGACCTCCCCGCGGAGATGGATCATCCGCTCCTCCCCGTTCGGACGCACAATCCGGTGGTTCATATCCAGCGGCTCATGGGTATCCATGCTGCGCGAAATCGCATTCCGGACGGCATCCCTGTCATCCGCATGAATGGCGTCCTGGAAACGATGATAGGAAACCGGCGATCCGGGCTCGAATCCGTACATCCGGCAATGCTCCGCTGACCAATCCAGTCGGTCCGTCCCCACGTCCCATCGCCAACTCCCGATGTGGCCGATGCGTTGGGCCTCGGAAAGCTGGTCCTCCCGGTGCTTGATTTCCGACATGGCGGTCCGGAAGTGGGTCACATCCCGGGAACTCACAATGACTTCCATCGCGCCGGACGTCGTACGTACGGTCGTGGCCCGGCTTTCCAGGATCCGCCAAGATCCGTCGGCATGCCGGAACCGGTATTCCACGGTCACGCGGACGCCTTCACGGTGTCCATACTCCGACAGTTTGGCCAGCAGGCGGCCGCGGTCGTCATCATGGACATGATCGCTGAAGGACCGTCCAATGAGGTCCTCCGGCTTCCAACCCAGTACGGTGGTCAATGAGGGGCTCTCGAATTGAATGATCCCTTCCACGTCCAATACGGTCAAGACGTCCTGCGAATGGTTGATCATCCGTTCGTACCGGGCGGACGGCTCCATCCGGAACCGGCTGCCGGCGGCCCGGGCCGCCAACATGTGCAGTTCACCACGCCGGCTGACATGCGACAGGGGCAACACGTCCAGGCATCCGGACGCAAGCAGGTTGCCCCGGGCCCGCACGGAGGGCAAATGATCATCCGAGTGGATCCATGCGACCGCGCGATGCGGGAGATTCTCCGTCAGCAGGGTCAATGCCCGCTCGCCTCCATCATCCGTGGCAACGAGCACCACATGCGCATCGGACAGGTGCGGTACGGACCCGGGCTCGGCGATTTCCACCCGTTGGAACGCATCGTGCAGCAGCCGGACCACGTCCATTTCCGGGGTCTCGACCGAGACCCAAATCGCCGATTGCGTTTTCATTTCATCCGGAGTGCGCATCGCATATATTTCATGAACCCAATACCCCCCTGTCATGATCGGAAAAACTGTCGCCCAATACCAGATCCAGGAGCAATTGGGCTCCGGAGGCATGGGCGTCGTCTACAAAGCGGTGGACACGAAGCTCGGCCGGACGGTCGCGTTGAAGTTCCTCCCGGTCTCGTTCCATTCCGACGAAAAGGCCAAAGAGCGATTCATGCAGGAAGCGCGCGCAGCGTCGAGCCTGGACGATCCGCATATCTGTACCATCCACGATATCGCCGAGACGGATGACGGGAAGTTGTTCATCGTCATGGCGTTCTACGACGGCCAGACGCTCAAATACCTGTTGGAGGAGCACCCGCCCTCGATTGCAGAGGCCTGTGGTATGGTGCGCCAGGTTGCCAAGGGACTGACGGCAGCGCACGAAGCGGGTATCGTGCACCGGGACATCAAGCCCGCCAACATCATGGTGACCGAGAAGGGGCTGGTCAAGGTCCTCGACTTCGGCGTGGCGAAGTTGAGCGGGCTGTCCGATCTGACGCAGGCCGGCTCGACCATGGGCACGGCGTCCTACATGAGCCCCGAGCAGGTGCGCGCGGAAACCATCACCGCGCAATCGGACATCTGGTCCATGGGGGTCATCCTGTACGAACTGCTCGCCGGGAAGCGTCCGTTTTCCGGGGGATACGAAGCGGCGATCACCTATTCCATCCTGAATGAAGCGCCCGATGCGTTGCCCGATCGGGTGCCCGCCGAACTCAAGGAAATCGTAACGCGCTGTCTTGCGAAGTCCCCATCGGACCGTTTCGTCTCGGCGCGGGAGCTGGCCGATGCGTTGACCCCGTTTGCCGACCCGACGCTCGTGCAGACCGTAGAGCGGCCGGCGGTCCAGGCGGCGGCTTCACGTGGAGTGGGTACGGGTGTTCCAGGCGCAGACCCGGAACGGGCGGTGCGTCAGGCAGCCATCAAATTCAGCATTTTTGCCACCGTGGGGCTGTTGGCGGTCTATATGGCCATGCTGGCGTTCGGTCTGCCGGACTGGGTTCTTCCGCTCGGGGTCGTGCTCATGCTGGCCGGCCTCCCCATCGTGCTCTATGCGGCATCGCTGGAGCGGAAACGGGCGGTGTTGAACTCGGGAGAGCGGGCCCGCCTGTCCGGCCTCAGCGCATGGCTGACCACGCGTCGGGCCTTCCAGGGGGGGCTCCTGGCCCTCGGTGCGCTTGGCTTCATGGCAGGCGGTTATCTGGGCTTGCGTGCGGCAGGCGTGGGGCCGTTCGCCACCCTCATCAGTTCGGGCGCCCTCACCGCCCAGGATGTCATCCTGGTGGCGCATTTTGACAACAGTACGGACGACCCTTCATTGAGCACCACCGTGACGGAAGCGCTCCGGATAGACCTGTCGCAGTCGGGTGCCTTTCGACTGATGGACCGGTCCGCCATCCAGGACGGGCTCATCCGTATGCAGGTGAATCCGGATACGGTGCTCACGTCCAGTCTGGCCAGGGTGCTGGCCGAGCGGGAGGGCGTCAAGGCGGTAATCGAGGGGGATATCAACCGGGCCGGTGCGGGGTACATCCTGAATACCCGGATCGTGTCGTCGTCCGATGGTCGTCAGCTGGCGGCATTCCGGGAAAACGCCAATTCCGATGCCGACGTCCTTGGGGCCATAGATCGGGCCTCGGCGCGGCTGCGCGAGGAAATCGGCGAATCCATCACATCCATCCGCAGCAGCCAGCCCCTGGAGCAGGTCACGACCAGCAACACGGAGGCGCTCAGGCTGTACACGGAGTCCGAACGCTTGGCCGATACCGGTGCTTTTCCCCAGGCCCGGGACATGATGCAACGGGTGGTCCGCATGGACCCGGACTTCGCGATGGCGTACCGGAAACTGGCCGTGTTGAATGCCAACGCGGGAGGACCGCAGGATTCCACGCGGGCGTGGATATCACGGGGGTATGCGCTTCGCGAGAATCTGCCCATGCGCGAGCGGTTGCTTACGGAGGCGTACTACTATTCAATCGTGGAAGATGATGACGACAAGGAGGCAGCAGCCTATGAGGAGGTCCTTCGCCGGTACCCGTACGATGAGACCGCGCTGAACAATTTGTCCATCATTTACAACGACGACTCCCGTCATGCTGAAGCCGAAGAGCTCATCCGGCGGGCGTTGACGGTGCGGGACGGGTCGACGTTCCGCAGCAATCTGGTCCGTGCGCTTGCCGGGCAGCAACGTTTCGATGAGGTCAGAACCGAACTGGAGGCCTACGACCGTGCGTTTCCCGGACTGACCCGCGTGGCTTTGGAGCAGGTCTACCTGGCCTTCGCGGAGGATGACATCGAGCAGGCGTACGCGTGGGCGGACAGTATGGAAGATCGGGCTGTGTCCACCGGTGATCAGTGGCAGCATGCTCGTTTCATGGACAATCTGCTTTTGGCGCAGGGCCGGATCCGGGAAGCGAGCGCCTATCGGGCCCAATCGGATGCGTTTGAGCGCTCGAATTGGAGGACCTTGCCCGCTGCGGAAGCCGCTGTCCGGGACCTCGGGATCCGTGTACGCGGGCACTGGGATACCGCTATTATGACCGGCAATACGCGGGAATTGGACGCCGCCATCGACTCGCTCATGACGCTGGACGCGCGGGCGAGCTGGGACCGGGCGAATGTGTTTCGTCTCTTTCCGGCGGCGGGGGCGCTCGCCATGACCGGCCGGTACGAACGCGCGCTCACGGTGCTGGACACCATGCAACAGCGGGCAGATCAGGTCGGTGAGGAAATGTTTCCTTTTGGTGACATGCTTCGTGCGTTGTCAGACGGTATGCTGGGAAACCGGCCCGCGGCGCAAGCGGTAGAGGACATCCGAGCGGCCGAGAAGAAACTGGGATGCCAGGATTGTGGAGGAGCCTTCCGGGCCATGCTTCATGAAAAGGCCGGAGACCTGGAAGCCGCCGCCGCCAGTTTGGAAGCCTATACGTCGGGTCAGAACTATTTGGCATTGGAATTTGACGAGGGCCAGACAGCCCTTGCCCTCTTCCGCCTTGGATCCGTGAATGAAGAGCTGGGCCGTCTGGACGAGGCCATTTCTGCCTATGAGCGGATGGCGGACCGTTGGAGTCAGGCCGATCCCGAGCTGCAGTCCCAGGTGGCCGAGGCGCGGCGGCGCATCCAGACCCTGCTTGACCGGAAAGCGCGCGAGGGTTCTTGATTCCCATGATGGACGGACTGGACACGGGAGCTGCAGCGTGGGACAACCTCGTGGCGATGGCACCGCGTCTGTTGGGTGGCGTGGTGATCCTCGTAGTCGGGCTTGTAGTGGCGCGGCTGTCCAGCCGTGCCATGAAGCTGTGGGTCGCTCGTCAGGCCGTGGACGGGGAGCGTCGTCGACGGCCGAGCAAGGCGCCGGAGCGCGTGGTCCGTTGGGGTGTTTCCACCCTGGCGATAGTCCTGGCACTCCAATTCGTGGGATTGACCGGTGTCGCCGCCAGCCTCCTGGCGACCGGCGGTGTCGTGGCCATCATTCTCGGCTTTGCCTTCAAGGAAATCGGTGAGAACCTGTTGGCCGGTCTCTTGCTTTCTTTCAGCCGGTCCTTTGATGAGGGCGACCTCATTGAAAGCAACGGATTCGTCGGGCTCGTCAAGGACATCCGGTTCCGTGAGGTCCATGTCCGCACTGCCGACGGCCGGGATGTATTCATTCCCAGTGCAGCCATTTTCCGGAACGCTCTTCAGAATTACACACGTGACGGACTCCGGCAAGGGGCGTTCATTGTCGGCGTGGACTACGGGGATGACCCGGAGAAGGCGCGCCAGTGCGTATTGGACGCCATTCGATTTGTGGACGATGTACTGCACGAGCCTCCACCAGCTGCATTCGTCCACGAACTCGGCGGCAACTGGGTTGAACTCAGGGGTACGTTCTGGATAGATACGTTCGCCGGTGGGCGTGCGTTGCCCCACGTCCGAAGCGCTGTCCTCGTTGCCGTCCACAAGACATTGCGGGACAATGGATTCACGTTCACGACGAACGTGTCCTCCGCGCACGAAGTAACCATCCTCCAATCCGAAACGCCATGACGTCTGTTTTTTTCCGCCAGCCTATCCTGGTCGTTGTAGCCGCCCTGCTTTTTTCCGCCTGCTCGACGACCACCCCCGATTCCACGGCGGATCTCGTCCTGCGCGGTGGCAAGGTGGCTACCGTGAATCCGGACCAACCGTATGCCGAAGCCGTCGCCGTCAAGGCGGACACCATCCTGTTCGTGGGCTCCAACGCCGACGTGGAAGCCTTCATCGGTGCCCAAACGGAAGTCATTGAACTCGAGGGCCGATTGGCCACGCCGGGGTTCATTGAGGGCCACGGGCACTACATGGGATTGGGCGCAGCAAAGATGAACCTGGACCTGACGACGGCCAGGACCTGGGACGAAATCGTCCGGATGGTAGGCGATGCCGCAGGTGACGCGGAGCCCGGTGAGTGGATTGTGGGGCGCGGGTGGCATCAGGAAAAATGGGATGAAGTGCCGGAAGGTGCCGTGGAGGGCAATCCAGTGCATGCGAGCCTGAGCGCCGTATCGCCGGACAATCCGGTCTACCTGGGTCATGCCAGTGGTCACGCCGCCTTCGTGAACCGGGAGGCCATGCGACTGGGTGGGGTGAGCGCGGAAACACCCAATCCGCCGGGTGGAGAGATCCTGAAGGATGTCCGCGGAGAACCGACGGGACTCCTCCGTGAAACCGCGCAAAGCCTGGTTTCACGGGCGCGGGCCGAGGCGCGTGCGTCCATGACCCAGGAAGAGCGGGTGGCCGAGGCCCGCGAGCAGGCCCGGTTGGCCGCCGATGAGGCCCTGCGTCATGGCATCACCTCGTTTCAGGATGCGGGCAGTGGATTCGGCACGATTTCCTTCCTGAAGGTGTTGGCAGACGAGGGTGCGCTCCCGGTGCGCTTGTATGTCATGATCCGCGAATCCAACGATGCGCTCCGCGAAGATCTTTCCGACCACCGGTACGAAAGCGATTTCCTGACCGTACGCAGCATCAAACGGACCATCGACGGTGCGCTCGGCGCCCACGGGGCCTGGTTGCTGGAGCCCTATGCCGACCTGCCAAGCAGCTCGGGTCTGAACACGTCGTCCATCGAGGATCTGGAGGAACTGGCCGACATGGCCGCTGCTGCCGGTTTCCAGTTGAACGTACACGCCATAGGCGACCGGGCCAACCGGGAGGCCCTGGATGTCTTCGCGCGCCACACGCCCGGAAAGGATCTGCGCTGGCGCGTCGAGCATGCGCAGCATCTGCATCCGGATGATATTCCGCGATTCGCCGAACTGGGTGTCATTCCGGCCATGCAGGCTATCCATGCCACATCCGATGCGCCGTGGGTCCTTCGTCGCTTGGGTGAAGAGCGCGCCGAAAGCGGGGCCTACATGTGGCAGTCGCTGTGGCAATCGGGCGCCGTCGTGACCAACGGAACCGACGTACCCGTTGAACCGATTGACCCGATTGCGAGCTACTATGCCACGGGTTCCCGCCGCCTGGCCGACGGCTCCGTCTTCTACGCCGACGAGCGATTGACCCGCGAACAGGCCCTCCAGTCCTACACGCTGAACAATGCGTTCGCGGCGTTCGAGGAAGAGATAAAAGGCTCCCTGGAAGTCGGAAAACTGGCGGACATCACGGTGTTCGACCGGGACATCCTGACCGTACCGGATGAGGACGTGCAGGCCGCGACCGTGACCCATACCATTGTGGGTGGAAAGGTGCTCTACCGCGCCGGGGGCAACTGATTTGGGACCCATCAGCGTCTTCGACATGCTGAAAATCGGGGTCGGACCGTCCAGTTCCCATACGCTGGGCCCGTGGCGGGCCGTGCAGCGCTGGCTGGGCGAACTGGAGCAGCGTGTGGACCTTCGGGAAATCGACCATGTTCAGGTTCAACTGTATGGCTCCCTTGCGCTGACAGGGCGCGGACACTGCACGGACACGGCCGTGTGCCTGGCCCTGTTGGGCCACGACCCCGAAACGATCGACGTGTCCGCCATGGACGGCATGATGGCCGACCTGATGGAGCGTCGTACGATCGAGCTCGTGCCCGGGCACCCCATTCCGTTCGACCCGGTGGCCGACATCCTTTTCCTGAAATGGGAGCGCCTGCCGGGACATCCGAACGGGATGAAGCTGCGCGCATCGGTGGGCGGGACGCTGGACGAGTCCGTCTGGTACTCCATCGGGGGAGGCTTCGTGCTGAAGGAAGGCGAAGCGCCGGACGACGCATGTGATGTGGTCTTGCCGTATCCGACCACGACGGCGGCTGAACTGGAAGCCCACTGCAAACGGGAGGGCCTGTCCATCGCGCAGATGGTCCGTGCGAACGAATGTGCCTGGCGTCCGGAATCGGCCGTGCGCGAGAAGGTGCACGGCATCTGGGAGGTCATGCGGGAATGTGTGTTCAGGGGATGCCACACGCGAGGCACGTTGCCGGGCGGCCTGAACGTGGGGCGCCGGGCCGCCGACCTGCATGACCGATTGCTGCCCGATGCGCCGAGCTCGGACGCCGATGTGTGGATGCGTGTCCTGAAACGGCGCACCTTCCGGTTCAATGAAGTCCTGAAGTGGGTCAGTTGCTTCGCGATTGCGGTGAACGAAGAAAATGCGGCGCTGGGGCGGGTCGTGACGGCCCCCACGAACGGCGCGGCGGGCGTCATCCCGGCCGTTCTCATGTATCTGGTGTGTTTCGTTGAGCAGGATGTAGAGGACGAGGACATCCACAATTTCCTCCTGGTCGCCGCCGAGATCGGATCGTTATTCAAGAAACGGGCCACCATTTCGGCTGCAGCGGGAGGGTGCCAGGCCGAGGTCGGCGTGAGTTCGGCCATGGCCGCGGCGGCGCTCACCGAAGCCCAGGGCGGGACCGTGGCCCAGGCCCTCATGGCGGCCGAGATTGCCATGGAGCATCATCTGGGCATGACGTGCGATCCCGTGAGCGGGCTGGTCCAGATTCCCTGCATTGAGCGCAATTCCATGGGGGCGTTGAAGGCGATCACGGCCGCCGAGCTGGCCCTGAACGGAGACCCGGCCACGGCAAAAGTCAGCCTGGACGACGTCATCCGGACCATGGACGAGACGGCCCGCAACATGAGCGACAAGTACAAGGAGACCAGCGAAGGGGGGTTGGCGGTCAATATCTCGGTGCGCGTACCCGAGTGTTGACCAGGGCCTGCAGCCCGGCCCGCAGGACCGTATGCTTGCTAAAATGGTGCCCATCGGGTAGAATGCGGAATCATCCACCCGATCGTCACGACCATGAACCTGCCCTTCTCCCGCCTCTCCGGCGGCATTCCCGTCGTCCCGTTTGCCATCCTCGCCGTGCTGGCCGCCCTTCCCATCCTCGACGTACGGGCCCAACTCGGTCCCCAGTTCGGGTCCTCGGTTGCCATGAGCGGCGACAACCTGTTCGTGGGAGAGGGACGGAATCTGCTCCAGCCCGGCAAAGTCTACGTATACGAACGGATGGGGGACGGGGCGTGGCAGGAAGGAGAGCCGTTGGCCGGTCGGGACGTGAACGATTCGGCCGATGGATTCGGCATGGCGGTATCCGCCCGCGGCGCGTGGCTGGCCGTGGGCGCGCCGGAAGCCATGTTGGTCCATGTCTATCGCAGACAGGCAGACGGTTCCTGGCAGGAAGCTCTCCGACTCGGGCACGATGCGCCGGGGTTCGGTTCGAAGGTATTGCTGGATGGCGCCAACCTGATTGTCACGGCCGAGGCGACGGTTCACGCGTACCGGTTGGACGGCGACGAATGGCTGCCTTTCGGTGACGTGACGGGCCATGACCGCTCCGGTGGAGACCGGTTCGGGGACGCCCTGGCCCTGACGGGCGACCGGCTCTATGTGGGCGCTCCGGATGCCCAATCCGGAGAAGGCCGTGTGTATGGATTCCTGGCCGGGTCGGACGGCTGGGTGCCGGAGCCGGTGCTCACCGCCGTGTCGCCCACAGCGGGCGACCAGTTCGGCGCATCGTTGGCCGCGAGCGGGGAGCGGCTGTTCGTGGGTTCTCCCGGCGCGAATGGACGTCGGGGCACGGTCGTGTCGTATCTCCTGGAGGACATGTCCGCCGACCGGGTCTACCAGGCCCCCATCGCCGAGCCGAATGATCTGTTCGGACAGGCCCTGGCCCTTGACGGCGACGTACTCCTGGTGGGCGCGTCCGGCGCGAACCGGCAGGCCGGCGCGGTGCATGCGTTCCATGGGGCCGATTGGTCCCTGTTTACGCCGCAGTACCTCCAATTCCGGTCCGGTTTCGGTTCGGCCATTGCGTTGAACGGCGGTGTCGCCGTGGTCGGAGCGCCCGGACATGACAATTTCGAGGGCGTGGCCTTCACGATGTACCGGGAGGTGGAGAGCGGTGCGTGGCAGGAAGGCGAGAAGGTCTACAGCGACTCGGGCGTATTCGCCTCCATCACGGGAGCACCCGTGGAATGTGCAGAGGAGGCGGCCGCCGGATTCCCGTGTTCGGACGTCGACCTGGTGTCGTTCCTGTCGCGGTCGGACGTGGGGGCGAAGCGGGGCATCCAGATGTCGGATGTATGGGGCTGGACGGACGAAGAGACCGGACGGGAGTATGCCCTGGTGGGGCGAACCGACGGGACGTCCATCATCGACCTGACGGACGCCGAGCATCCCGTGTACGTGGGCGATCTGCCCATGACCGCCACCGCCAACCAGAGCCTGTGGCGGGACGTCAAGACGTACCGGGACCATATGTACGTGGTGGCCGACGGGGCCGGAGCGCATCATGTGCAGATTTTCGATTTGACCCAGCTGCGGGATCTGGATATGTCCCAGGCACCGTTTACGTTTACTGAATCGAACATCTACAAGGGCGTGTACAGTTCGCACAACATCGTGATCAACGA
Above is a genomic segment from Rhodothermales bacterium containing:
- a CDS encoding PAS domain S-box protein; the protein is MKTQSAIWVSVETPEMDVVRLLHDAFQRVEIAEPGSVPHLSDAHVVLVATDDGGERALTLLTENLPHRAVAWIHSDDHLPSVRARGNLLASGCLDVLPLSHVSRRGELHMLAARAAGSRFRMEPSARYERMINHSQDVLTVLDVEGIIQFESPSLTTVLGWKPEDLIGRSFSDHVHDDDRGRLLAKLSEYGHREGVRVTVEYRFRHADGSWRILESRATTVRTTSGAMEVIVSSRDVTHFRTAMSEIKHREDQLSEAQRIGHIGSWRWDVGTDRLDWSAEHCRMYGFEPGSPVSYHRFQDAIHADDRDAVRNAISRSMDTHEPLDMNHRIVRPNGEERMIHLRGEVVLDEGRHAVAMFGTSHDVTEAERSKAAARLTQNRFRELFKLSPDAILLADRNGVIFDANDAATRLFGPGAGDNRTSLAGTRLHGLLAPDFRSEGPDGMERRAFPEGRVDVLLHDGSMHPVTAHVNAIAEPDGDIQIVYLRDEGERLRHEALLRNLSRHQGDLLEAERTRISREVHDVLGQELTALKIDVAWVVRHFGEDEALGRLGDIDARLSSTLETARRIAHELRPGILDDFGLAAAIDWQARQFGKRSGLTVRLGAMETRELPDGLTTAIFRIFQELLTNIARHAQAAAIDVSLTCPGENLVLVVKDDGVGIREKDGRAGESLGLLGMRERIAPWNGRLTVHSAPGHGTTVEVLVPVIHS
- a CDS encoding protein kinase — translated: MIGKTVAQYQIQEQLGSGGMGVVYKAVDTKLGRTVALKFLPVSFHSDEKAKERFMQEARAASSLDDPHICTIHDIAETDDGKLFIVMAFYDGQTLKYLLEEHPPSIAEACGMVRQVAKGLTAAHEAGIVHRDIKPANIMVTEKGLVKVLDFGVAKLSGLSDLTQAGSTMGTASYMSPEQVRAETITAQSDIWSMGVILYELLAGKRPFSGGYEAAITYSILNEAPDALPDRVPAELKEIVTRCLAKSPSDRFVSARELADALTPFADPTLVQTVERPAVQAAASRGVGTGVPGADPERAVRQAAIKFSIFATVGLLAVYMAMLAFGLPDWVLPLGVVLMLAGLPIVLYAASLERKRAVLNSGERARLSGLSAWLTTRRAFQGGLLALGALGFMAGGYLGLRAAGVGPFATLISSGALTAQDVILVAHFDNSTDDPSLSTTVTEALRIDLSQSGAFRLMDRSAIQDGLIRMQVNPDTVLTSSLARVLAEREGVKAVIEGDINRAGAGYILNTRIVSSSDGRQLAAFRENANSDADVLGAIDRASARLREEIGESITSIRSSQPLEQVTTSNTEALRLYTESERLADTGAFPQARDMMQRVVRMDPDFAMAYRKLAVLNANAGGPQDSTRAWISRGYALRENLPMRERLLTEAYYYSIVEDDDDKEAAAYEEVLRRYPYDETALNNLSIIYNDDSRHAEAEELIRRALTVRDGSTFRSNLVRALAGQQRFDEVRTELEAYDRAFPGLTRVALEQVYLAFAEDDIEQAYAWADSMEDRAVSTGDQWQHARFMDNLLLAQGRIREASAYRAQSDAFERSNWRTLPAAEAAVRDLGIRVRGHWDTAIMTGNTRELDAAIDSLMTLDARASWDRANVFRLFPAAGALAMTGRYERALTVLDTMQQRADQVGEEMFPFGDMLRALSDGMLGNRPAAQAVEDIRAAEKKLGCQDCGGAFRAMLHEKAGDLEAAAASLEAYTSGQNYLALEFDEGQTALALFRLGSVNEELGRLDEAISAYERMADRWSQADPELQSQVAEARRRIQTLLDRKAREGS
- a CDS encoding mechanosensitive ion channel family protein: MMDGLDTGAAAWDNLVAMAPRLLGGVVILVVGLVVARLSSRAMKLWVARQAVDGERRRRPSKAPERVVRWGVSTLAIVLALQFVGLTGVAASLLATGGVVAIILGFAFKEIGENLLAGLLLSFSRSFDEGDLIESNGFVGLVKDIRFREVHVRTADGRDVFIPSAAIFRNALQNYTRDGLRQGAFIVGVDYGDDPEKARQCVLDAIRFVDDVLHEPPPAAFVHELGGNWVELRGTFWIDTFAGGRALPHVRSAVLVAVHKTLRDNGFTFTTNVSSAHEVTILQSETP
- a CDS encoding amidohydrolase — protein: MTSVFFRQPILVVVAALLFSACSTTTPDSTADLVLRGGKVATVNPDQPYAEAVAVKADTILFVGSNADVEAFIGAQTEVIELEGRLATPGFIEGHGHYMGLGAAKMNLDLTTARTWDEIVRMVGDAAGDAEPGEWIVGRGWHQEKWDEVPEGAVEGNPVHASLSAVSPDNPVYLGHASGHAAFVNREAMRLGGVSAETPNPPGGEILKDVRGEPTGLLRETAQSLVSRARAEARASMTQEERVAEAREQARLAADEALRHGITSFQDAGSGFGTISFLKVLADEGALPVRLYVMIRESNDALREDLSDHRYESDFLTVRSIKRTIDGALGAHGAWLLEPYADLPSSSGLNTSSIEDLEELADMAAAAGFQLNVHAIGDRANREALDVFARHTPGKDLRWRVEHAQHLHPDDIPRFAELGVIPAMQAIHATSDAPWVLRRLGEERAESGAYMWQSLWQSGAVVTNGTDVPVEPIDPIASYYATGSRRLADGSVFYADERLTREQALQSYTLNNAFAAFEEEIKGSLEVGKLADITVFDRDILTVPDEDVQAATVTHTIVGGKVLYRAGGN
- a CDS encoding L-serine ammonia-lyase, yielding MERCSTAPGATDLGPISVFDMLKIGVGPSSSHTLGPWRAVQRWLGELEQRVDLREIDHVQVQLYGSLALTGRGHCTDTAVCLALLGHDPETIDVSAMDGMMADLMERRTIELVPGHPIPFDPVADILFLKWERLPGHPNGMKLRASVGGTLDESVWYSIGGGFVLKEGEAPDDACDVVLPYPTTTAAELEAHCKREGLSIAQMVRANECAWRPESAVREKVHGIWEVMRECVFRGCHTRGTLPGGLNVGRRAADLHDRLLPDAPSSDADVWMRVLKRRTFRFNEVLKWVSCFAIAVNEENAALGRVVTAPTNGAAGVIPAVLMYLVCFVEQDVEDEDIHNFLLVAAEIGSLFKKRATISAAAGGCQAEVGVSSAMAAAALTEAQGGTVAQALMAAEIAMEHHLGMTCDPVSGLVQIPCIERNSMGALKAITAAELALNGDPATAKVSLDDVIRTMDETARNMSDKYKETSEGGLAVNISVRVPEC
- a CDS encoding choice-of-anchor B family protein: MNLPFSRLSGGIPVVPFAILAVLAALPILDVRAQLGPQFGSSVAMSGDNLFVGEGRNLLQPGKVYVYERMGDGAWQEGEPLAGRDVNDSADGFGMAVSARGAWLAVGAPEAMLVHVYRRQADGSWQEALRLGHDAPGFGSKVLLDGANLIVTAEATVHAYRLDGDEWLPFGDVTGHDRSGGDRFGDALALTGDRLYVGAPDAQSGEGRVYGFLAGSDGWVPEPVLTAVSPTAGDQFGASLAASGERLFVGSPGANGRRGTVVSYLLEDMSADRVYQAPIAEPNDLFGQALALDGDVLLVGASGANRQAGAVHAFHGADWSLFTPQYLQFRSGFGSAIALNGGVAVVGAPGHDNFEGVAFTMYREVESGAWQEGEKVYSDSGVFASITGAPVECAEEAAAGFPCSDVDLVSFLSRSDVGAKRGIQMSDVWGWTDEETGREYALVGRTDGTSIIDLTDAEHPVYVGDLPMTATANQSLWRDVKTYRDHMYVVADGAGAHHVQIFDLTQLRDLDMSQAPFTFTESNIYKGVYSSHNIVINEESGFAYAVGSDSGGEACGGALHMMDLSDPLNPTFAGCFNDPRTGRGGSGTTHDAQCVIYRGPDADYTGREICLSSNGTGLSIADVTDKANPVAVSVAEYPAVAYAHQGWLTEDHRYFYLNDEGDEASGLVEATRTLILDLADLDEPTISGEYYAPDNAIDHNLYVRDNIMYQTNYVAGLRLLDVSDPENPVLVGSFDTVPYGPNDNSPVLGAWSNYPYFKSGVIVVSSGREGVFFLKKRQVDL